A genomic stretch from Setaria viridis chromosome 1, Setaria_viridis_v4.0, whole genome shotgun sequence includes:
- the LOC117843573 gene encoding DEAD-box ATP-dependent RNA helicase 41, whose product MEQGENQAADNLLVSASDNNELQDLPVKERCFEQREALPGEPRCVVCGRYGEYICDETDDDICSVECKTILLARVAAKTKSAVKAAKRVNLPLGDESFCIKDTNFPDIPTLADRRISALRSKLDICVKGDAVPDPIMCFSSCGLPEKLVHNLETAGYCMPTPVQMQVIPASMSNRSLLVSADTGSGKTASFLIPIIAHCSQVRSQECTSKRGPLAIVLAPTRELCLQVEEQAKVLGKGLPFKTALVVGGDPLAQQIYRIENGIELIVGSPGRLIDLLMKHNVDLTDVSVFVLDEVDCLLQRGFRDQALQIFQSLSNPQVMMFSATLHSEVEKMSNSLAKAVIRISCGNPSRPNKSVKQVVIWVESKKKKQKIFEIMKSKQHFKPPAVVFVSSRVGADLLSEAITVATGLEVVSIHGEKTMNERRESLRRFLTGEVSVVVSTGVLGRGMDLLKVRQVILFDIPNSIDEYIHQVGRASRMGEEGMAIVFVNEEDRRIFKELVPVLKTAGAPVPRELANSRYTAGVSLGCERKRKLSSRSHP is encoded by the coding sequence CCGATATGGGGAATATATATGTGATGAGACTGATGATGACATTTGTAGTGTGGAATGCAAGACAATTCTTCTTGCTCGAGTCGCTGCTAAAACAAAGTCAGCAGTAAAAGCAGCAAAGCGTGTGAACCTTCCCCTGGGCGATGAGAGCTTCTGTATTAAGGACACTAATTTTCCAGATATACCTACTTTGGCTGACAGGCGGATCAGTGCACTAAGGAGTAAGCTTGACATTTGTGTCAAGGGTGATGCTGTTCCTGATCCAATTATGTGTTTCTCTTCCTGTGGTCTTCCTGAGAAGCTTGTGCACAATCTTGAGACTGCAGGATATTGTATGCCTACTCCAGTGCAGATGCAAGTTATCCCTGCGTCAATGAGTAATAGGAGTTTACTTGTTTCTGCTGATACTGGTTCAGGAAAAACTGCTTCTTTTCTAATTCCCATAATTGCTCACTGTTCACAAGTAAGATCACAAGAATGCACAAGCAAGCGAGGACCATTGGCAATAGTTCTTGCTCCAACCAGAGAGCTATGCCTGCAGGTGGAAGAGCAAGCAAAAGTTCTTGGAAAAGGTTTGCCTTTCAAAACTGCTCTAGTTGTTGGTGGAGATCCATTGGCTCAGCAAATTTACAGGATTGAAAATGGTATTGAGTTAATTGTTGGCTCCCCTGGGAGGTTGATTGATCTTCTCATGAAACACAATGTTGACCTTACTGATGTTTCTGTATTCGTTTTGGATGAGGTGGACTGCTTGCTGCAGAGGGGATTCAGGGATCAGGCCCTGCAGATTTTTCAATCGCTTTCAAATCCCCAGGTTATGATGTTTTCAGCAACATTACATTCGGAAGTCGAGAAGATGTCTAACTCCCTGGCGAAGGCTGTTATACGTATCTCTTGTGGGAACCCAAGCAGACCAAACAAATCAGTCAAACAAGTGGTCATTTGGGTGGagtcgaagaagaagaagcagaagatttTTGAGATAATGAAAAGCAAGCAACACTTTAAACCTCCTGCTGTTGTGTTTGTGAGTTCCAGAGTTGGTGCTGATCTGTTGTCTGAAGCAATTACTGTTGCTACCGGATTGGAGGTTGTTTCTATCCATGGTGAGAAGACGATGAATGAGAGAAGAGAGAGTTTGAGAAGATTTTTGACAGGAGAAGTATCTGTTGTAGTTTCTACTGGTGTCCTGGGGCGTGGAATGGATCTCCTGAAAGTGCGTCAAGTCATATTGTTTGACATACCAAATTCCATTGATGAATATATTCACCAAGTTGGAAGGGCATCTCGGATGGGCGAGGAGGGTATGGCTATTGTGTTTGTGAATGAGGAGGATAGGAGGATTTTCAAAGAGCTTGTTCCGGTTCTGAAGACTGCAGGAGCCCCAGTACCCCGGGAACTTGCAAATTCAAGATACACGGCTGGTGTTTCTCTTGGTTGTGAGAGGAAGAGAAAATTGAGTTCTAGGTCTCATCCTTGA
- the LOC117843648 gene encoding ethylene-responsive transcription factor WIN1: MTENLHSRKMVQPKKFRGVRQRHWGSWVSEIRHPLLKRRVWLGTFETAEEAARAYDEAAVLMSGRNAKTNFPVQRSSTGEPAPAVGRDARSNIGGGSSTANLSQILSAKLRKCCKAPSPSLTCLRLDPEKSHIGVWQKRAGARADSNWVMTVELNKEAASTGAASQSTSATTASPATVIDDEERIALQMIEELLSSSSPVSPSHGDDQGHFVI, encoded by the exons ATGACAGAGAATCTCCACTCAAGGAAAATGGTACAGCCAAAGAAGTTTCGTGGAGTCCGGCAGCGCCACTGGGGCTCCTGGGTCTCCGAGATCAGGCATCCCCTCCT TAAGAGGAGGGTGTGGCTGGGCACCTTCGAGACGGCAGAGGAGGCAGCGAGGGCGTATGACGAGGCTGCTGTGCTGATGAGTGGCCGCAACGCCAAGACCAACTTCCCCGTCCAAAGGAGTAGCACAGGCGAGCCTGCTCCAGCTGTGGGAAGGGACGCTCGCAGCAACATTGGTGGTGGCTCCTCCACTGCCAACCTGTCCCAGATTCTCAGTGCCAAGCTCCGCAAGTGCTGCaaggcgccgtcgccgtccctgACCTGCCTCCGCCTTGACCCTGAGAAGTCCCACATTGGCGTCTGGCAGAAGCGTGCAGGAGCCCGCGCAGACTCCAACTGGGTCATGACCGTTGAGCTCAACAAAGAGGCAGCATCCACTGGTGCAGCATCACAGTCCACGTCAGCAACAACTGCTTCACCAGCAACAGTGATAGATGATGAGGAGAGGATCGCGCTGCAAATGATCGAGGAGCTGTTGAGCAGCAGTAGCCCAGTTTCACCTTCGCACGGAGATGACCAAGGCCATTTCGTCATCTGA
- the LOC117835876 gene encoding calcium-dependent mitochondrial ATP-magnesium/phosphate carrier protein 2, whose product MSGAAVQAVEPRPAAAAGPAAAASQPAAGGGGGAAGQAATMEHVRLALRETEAEREARIRAVFASFDAAGRGHLDHAQIVAGLAALRVPAVPEGDAGSGAGLEDYARALLRACDRDRDGRVGYDDFRRYMDDKELELYRIFQAIDVEHNGCILPEELWHALVKAGIEIGDEELARFVEHVDKDNDGIITFEEWRDFLLLYPHEATIENIYHHWERVCLVDIGEQAAIPEGISKHVSASKYLIAGGIAGAASRTATAPLDRLKVNMQVQTNRTTVAHAVKGIWREGGLLGFFRGNGLNVVKVAPESAIRFYTYEMLKEYIMKSKGENKSDIGTSGRLIAGGLAGAVAQTAIYPIDLVKTRLQTYEGGRIPSLGALSRDIWIREGPRAFYRGLVPSLLGMVPYAGIDLTVYETLKEMSKTYVLKDSDPGPLVQLGCGTVSGALGATCVYPLQVVRTRMQAQSANSEDPYRGMTDCFRRTLRREGISGFYKGLVPNLLKVVPAASITYLVYETMKKSLSLD is encoded by the exons ATGTCCGGCGCGGCAGTCCAGGCGGTGGAGCCCCGCCCAGCGGCAGCTGCTGgacccgcggccgccgcgtctcagccggcggcgggagggggcggcggggcggcggggcaggCGGCGACGATGGAGCACGTGCGGCTGGCGCTGCGGGAGACGGAggcggagcgggaggcgcggATCCGGGCCGTCTTCGCCTCCTTCGACGCCGCGGGCCGGGGCCACCTCGACCACGCGCAGATCGTCGCGGGGCTCGCCGCGCTGCGCGTCCCCGCCGTCCCCGAGGGGGACGCGGGGTCCGGCGCCGGCCTCGAGGACTACGCGCGCGCGCTGCTCCGCGCCTGCGACCGCGACCGCGACGGCCGGGTCGGGTACGACGACTTCCGCAGGTACATGGACGACAAGGAGCTCGAGCTCTACCGCATCTTCCAGGCCATCGACGTCGAGCACAACGGCTGCATCCTGCCCGAGGAGCTCTGGCACGCGCTCGTCAAGGCTG GTATAGAAATTGGTGATGAAGAGCTTGCAAGATTCGTTGAGCATGTGGATAAGGACAATGATGGTATTATTACTTTTGAGGAATGGAGAGATTTTCTTTTGCTTTACCCTCATGAAGCAACCATCGAGAACATTTATCATCACTGGGAAAGGGTCTGCCTTGTAGATATAGGTGAGCAGGCTGCTATACCAGAAGGAATAAGCAAACATGTGAGTGCAAGCAAATATCTGATTGCTGGAGGCATTGCTGGTGCAGCATCTCGTACAGCAACGGCGCCTCTTGACCGCCTTAAAGTTAATATGCAAGTGCAAACAAACCGTACTACAGTTGCACATGCAGTCAAGGGTATATGGAGAGAGGGTGGTCTACTGGGCTTTTTCAGAGGGAATGGATTGAATGTGGTAAAAGTTGCTCCAGAAAGTGCTATAAGATTCTACACCTACGAAATGCTTAAAGAATACATAATGAAAAGTAAAGGAGAAAATAAGAGTGACATTGGTACCTCTGGGCGTCTCATAGCTGGTGGTTTGGCTGGTGCTGTCGCACAGACAGCGATTTATCCCATTGATTTAGTGAAGACCCGTCTACAGACTTATGAAGGAGGCAGGATTCCTAGCCTTGGTGCACTATCAAGGGATATATGGATACGTGAAGGTCCTCGAGCGTTCTACAGAGGCCTTGTTCCATCATTGCTTGGCATGGTCCCTTACGCTGGAATTGATCTTACTGTTTATGAGACACTGAAAGAAATGTCGAAGACATATGTCCTCAAAGACAGTG ATCCCGGCCCTTTAGTACAGTTGGGCTGTGGAACAGTCTCTGGAGCGCTAGGAGCAACATGTGTTTACCCTTTGCAAGTTGTCAGAACAAG AATGCAAGCTCAGTCAGCCAATTCAGAGGATCCATATAGAGGAATGACTGATTGTTTTCGGAGAACACTACGTCGTGAGGGAATTTCTGGATTTTACAAAGGGCTTGTACCGAATCTTCTTAAAGTGGTGCCGGCTGCAAGTATTACCTATCTTGTTTATGAGACAATGAAGAAAAGTCTCTCCCTAGATTAA